In Balaenoptera musculus isolate JJ_BM4_2016_0621 chromosome 19, mBalMus1.pri.v3, whole genome shotgun sequence, one genomic interval encodes:
- the MAF gene encoding transcription factor Maf, whose amino-acid sequence MASELAMSNSDLPTSPLAMEYVNDFDLMKFEVKKEPVETDRIISQCGRLIAGGSLSSTPMSTPCSSVPPSPSFSAPSPGSGSEQKAHLEDYYWMTGYPQQLNPEALGFSPEDAVEALISNSHQLQGGFDGYARGAQQLASAAGAGAGASLGGSGEEMGPAAAVVSAVIAAAAAQSGAGPHYHHHHHHHAAGHHHHPTAGAPGAAGSASASAGGAGGSGGGGPASAGGGGGGGGGGGGGGGGGAAGAGGALHPHHAAGGLHFDDRFSDEQLVTMSVRELNRQLRGVSKEEVIRLKQKRRTLKNRGYAQSCRFKRVQQRHVLESEKNQLLQQVDHLKQEISRLVRERDAYKEKYEKLVSSGFRENGSSSDNPSSPEFFITEPTHKLEPSVGYTTFWKPQRHVLTRVFTK is encoded by the coding sequence ATGGCATCAGAACTGGCAATGAGCAACTCCGACCTGCCCACCAGTCCCCTGGCCATGGAATATGTTAATGACTTCGATCTGATGAAGTTTGAAGTGAAAAAGGAACCGGTGGAGACCGACCGCATCATCAGCCAGTGTGGCCGTCTCATCGCCGGGGGCTCGCTGTCCTCCACCCCCATGAGCACGCCGTGCAGCTCGgtgcccccttcccccagcttctCGGCGCCCAGCCCGGGCTCGGGCAGCGAGCAGAAGGCGCACCTGGAAGACTACTACTGGATGACCGGCTACCCGCAGCAGCTGAACCCCGAGGCGCTGGGCTTCAGCCCCGAGGACGCGGTCGAGGCGCTCATCAGCAACAGCCACCAGCTCCAGGGCGGCTTCGATGGCTACGCGCGCGGGGCGCAGCAGCTGGCCTCGGCGGCCGGGGCCGGCGCCGGCGCCTCCCTGGGCGGCAGCGGCGAGGAGATGGGCCCCGCCGCCGCCGTGGTGTCCGCCGTGATCGCCGCGGCCGCCGCGCAGAGCGGCGCGGGCCcgcactaccaccaccaccaccaccaccacgccGCCGGCCACCACCATCACCCGACGGCCGGCGCGCCCGGCGCCGCGGGCAGCGCGTCCGCCTCGGCCGGTGGCGCGGGCGGCTCGGGCGGCGGCGGCCCGGCCAGcgccgggggcggcggcggcggcggcggaggcggcggcggcggcggcggcgggggcgcggcgggggcggggggcgccctGCACCCGCACCACGCCGCCGGCGGCCTGCACTTCGACGACCGCTTCTCCGACGAGCAGCTGGTGACCATGTCGGTGCGCGAGCTGAACCGGCAGCTGCGCGGGGTCAGCAAGGAGGAGGTGATCCGGCTGAAGCAGAAGAGGCGGACCCTGAAAAACCGCGGCTATGCCCAGTCCTGCCGCTTCAAGAGGGTGCAGCAGAGGCACGTCCTGGAGTCCGAGAAGAACCAGCTGCTGCAGCAGGTCGACCACCTCAAGCAGGAGATCTCCAGGCTGGTGCGCGAGAGGGACGCGTACAAGGAGAAATACGAGAAGCTGGTGAGCAGCGGCTTCCGAGAAAACGGCTCGAGCAGCGACAACCCGTCCTCTCCCGAGTTTTTCAT